Proteins encoded in a region of the Zea mays cultivar B73 chromosome 2, Zm-B73-REFERENCE-NAM-5.0, whole genome shotgun sequence genome:
- the LOC118476294 gene encoding uncharacterized protein, giving the protein MLQLLMAVAFSAALLTLYVPPVRSLNLFVEAMEVVCRDCGPYSHGAVVRFRVDLSRVLAGLA; this is encoded by the coding sequence ATGCTGCAGCTGCTGATGGCGGTGGCCTTCTCGGCGGCCCTGTTGACGCTGTACGTGCCGCCGGTGCGCAGCCTCAACCTCTTCGTGGAGGCCATGGAGGTCGTCTGCCGCGACTGCGGCCCCTACTCCCACGGCGCCGTCGTCCGCTTCCGCGTCGACCTCTCCCGCGTCCTCGCCGGCCTAGCCTAG